One Frankia alni ACN14a DNA window includes the following coding sequences:
- a CDS encoding DUF2752 domain-containing protein — translation MTEPPPATDPADADAEARPESPPAATGPGRRRAAVWGVVAAAVAGLTYLAGHDPHDPSTVMPGCPIHRATGLDCPACGTLRATYDVLHGRWAAAGHDNVFVLACAPLLAGLLARQARAVRDDRYAPLPAPLAYGLGGAALVWMVVRNLPGWPLTPGSHG, via the coding sequence CGACGCCGAGGCCCGACCCGAGTCGCCGCCGGCGGCAACCGGGCCGGGCCGGCGCCGCGCCGCGGTCTGGGGGGTCGTCGCGGCGGCCGTGGCCGGCCTGACGTACCTGGCAGGCCATGATCCGCACGACCCGTCGACGGTGATGCCCGGCTGCCCCATCCACCGTGCGACGGGCCTGGACTGCCCGGCCTGCGGAACCCTGCGCGCCACCTACGACGTGCTGCATGGACGGTGGGCGGCGGCCGGCCACGACAACGTGTTCGTGCTGGCCTGCGCCCCGCTGCTCGCCGGCCTGCTGGCTCGCCAGGCCCGGGCGGTGCGCGACGACCGGTACGCCCCCCTGCCCGCGCCGCTGGCCTACGGGCTCGGCGGCGCGGCGCTGGTCTGGATGGTCGTGCGCAACCTGCCCGGCTGGCCGCTCACCCCCGGCTCGCACGGCTGA